Proteins found in one Choloepus didactylus isolate mChoDid1 chromosome 3, mChoDid1.pri, whole genome shotgun sequence genomic segment:
- the DGKQ gene encoding diacylglycerol kinase theta isoform X2 — MPRPRIRQDGVGVPTARGVGSLPQLAWPEGRGVVPLGSLSAQDNCSALPAPGNARRIRWGGGHVSAGAFSSASETKPWNPCRVCNFMSHEKCMKHVRSPCAWAASSWVRVPVAHCFGPRGLYKRRFCNVCRKGLEAPALRCEVCELHVHPDCVPFACSDCRQCHRDAPQDHDTYHHHWREGSPSSGARCEVCRKACGSSEVLVGLRCEWCGVQAHSVCHVALAPECTFGRLRGMVLPPACVRLASRNFSKKHCFRIPEPAAPEPGEGDDGVDGGVAPTGREALSAPESSKLTLRVFDGNDALQRNHFRLVTVPRQARSQEEAALQAFYISDDPQGFELQPLPSSPHGGESGDPGEAPGSGATKEEVLRGPGSRDPTSEAWVIRALPRTREVLRVYPGWLKVGVACVSVRLTPQSTAGSVVLEVLPLLGRQVEGPESFQLVEVLMGSRQVQRTVLEGEWLLLDRLQDIRQMSVQQMSQTRFYVEESRPVVPCVSLFVGGLPASLDSQEYSTLLWEAMAPKADVVSVSHVYASQGAVVLDVRCFAEAERLYVLARDTAVQGRPLTALVLPVVLHTNLPPDCCPLLVFVNPKSGGLKGRDLLCSFRKLLNPHQVFELTNGGPLPGFHVFSQVPHFRVLVCGGDGTVSWVLATLEETRHRLACPSPSVAILPLGTGNDLGRVLRWGAGYSGEDPLSVLLSVDEADAVLMDRWTILLDAHAADGAENGMANGEPPKVVGAQAGDPALQHPKYPSLPCSSQHAQGPAPGPPPTLGALWAPTPTPGDLGARRLAGRWVRRSLAQVVQMSSYCGIGIDAELSLDFHQAREEAPGRFTSRLRNKGEYVRVGLQKLSRARGLHRELRLQVEQQEVELPSLEGLIFINIPSWGSGADLWGPDSDSRFEKPRMDDGLLEVVGVTGVVHMVQVQGGLRSGIRIAQGSYFRVTLFKATPVQVDGEPWVQAPGHIIISAAGPKVHMLKRSKQKPRKAVSSPQEA, encoded by the exons ATGCCACGGCCCAGAATCAGACAAGACGGCGTGGGCGTCCCGACTGCACGGGGAGTGGGGTCCTTGCCCCAGCTGGCCTGGCCAGAAGGGCGTGGGGTGGTCCCCCTTGGTTCCCTGTCAGCTCAGGACAATTGCAGTGCCCTGCCCGCCCCAGGAAATGCCAGGAGGATCAGGTGGGGTGGAGGGCACGTATCAGCAGGTGCATTCAGCTCCGCGTCTGAGACCAAACCCTGGAACCCCTGCAGAG TCTGCAACTTCATGTCCCACGAGAAGTGCATGAAGCACGTGAGGAGCCCCTGTGCGTGGGCCGCATCCAGCTGGGTCCGG GTCCCAGTGGCCCACTGCTTCGGGCCCCGGGGGCTGTACAAGCGCAGGTTCTGCAACGTCTGCCGCAAGGGCCTGGAGGCGCCGGCGCTCCGCTGCGAAG TGTGTGAGCTGCACGTTCACCCCGACTGTGTGCCCTTCGCCTGCAGCGACTGCCGCCAGTGCCACCGGGACGCGCCCCAGGACCAC GACACGTACCACCACCACTGGCGGGAGGGCAGCCCGTCCTCGGGCGCGCGCTGCGAGGTCTGCCGGAAGGCGTGCGGCTCCTCCGAGGTGCTGGTCGGCCTGCGCTGCGAGTGGTGCGGCGTGCAG GCCCACTCGGTCTGCCACGTGGCGCTCGCCCCCGAGTGCACGTTCGGGCGGCTGCGCGGGATGGTGCTGCCCCCCGCCTGCGTACGCCTCGCGTCCCGCAACTTCAGCAAGAAGCACTGCTTCCGCATCCCCGAGCCGGCGGCCCCGGAGCCGG GCGAGGGGGACGACGGCGTGGACGGAGGCGTGGCGCCCACGGGCAGAGAGGCGCTGTCGGCCCCGGAGTCCA GCAAGCTGACCCTAAGGGTGTTTGACGGCAACGACGCCCTGCAGCGGAACCACTTCCGTCTGGTCACCGTCCCCCGCCAGGCCAGGAGCCAGGAG GAGGCGGCCCTGCAGGCGTTCTACATCAGCGACGACCCCCAGGGCTTCGAGCTGCAGCCGCTGCCCTCGTCCCCGCACGGCGGCGAGAGCGGGGACCCTGGAGAGGCCCCGGGCAGCGGCGCCACCAAGGAAGAGGTCCTCAGAGGCCCTGGGTCCCGGGACCCCACGTCCGAGGCCTGGGTCATCCGAGCTCTGCCCCGCACCCGGGAGGTGCTGAGGGTCTACCCGGGCTGGCTCAA GGTGGGCGTGGCCTGCGTGTCCGTCCGGCTGACCCCGCAGAGCACGGCCGGGTCGGTGGTGCTGGAGGTGCTCCCGCTGCTCGGACGCCAG GTCGAGGGTCCTGAGAGCTTCCAGCTGGTGGAGGTGCTCATGGGCAGCCGGCAAG TCCAGCGGACAGTGTTGGAGGGCGAGTGGCTCCTGCTGGACCGGCTCCAGGACATCCGGCAG ATGTCCGTGCAGCAGATGAGTCAGACGCGCTTCTACGTGGAGGAGAGCAGGCCCGTGGTGCCATGCGTCTCTCTGTTCGTGGGTGGCCTGCCTGCCAGCCTGGACTCCCAAGAGTACAGCACCCTGCTGTGGGAGGCCATGGCCCCCAAAG CTGATGTGGTGTCCGTGAGTCATGTCTATGCCTCACAAG GGGCTGTGGTGCTGGACGTGCGCTGCTTCGCCGAGGCCGAGCGGCTGTACGTGCTGGCCAGGGACACGGCCGTGCAGGGGCGGCCACTGACGGCACTGGTGCTCCCTGTTGTGCTG CACACGAACCTGCCCCCCGACTGCTGCCCCCTCCTCGTGTTTGTGAACCCCAAGAGTGGAGGCCTCAAGGGCCGGGACCTGCTCTGCAGTTTCCGGAAGCTGCTGAACCCTCACCAGGTCTTCGAGCTGACCAACGGGGGGCCCCTCCCTGG GTTCCATGTGTTCTCGCAGGTCCCCCACTTCCGCGTGCTGGTGTGCGGGGGGGACGGCACTGTCAGCTGGGTGCTGGCCACCCTGGAGGAGACACGGCACCGCCTGGCCTGCCCCTCGCCCTCCGTGGCCATCCTGCCGCTGGGCACAG GGAATGACCTTGGCCGTGTCCTCCGCTGGGGGGCGGGCTACAGCGGAGAAGACCCCCTCTCGGTGCTGTTGTCTGTGGACGAGGCTGACGCTGTGCTCATGGACCGCTGGACCATCCTGCTGGACGCCCACGCAGCAGATGGCGCAGAAAACGGCATGGCCAACGGGGAGCCCCCAAAGGTAGTGGGGGCCCAGGCAGGGGACCCTGCCCTGCAGCACCCCAAGTACCCATCTTTGCCATGCTCCTCCCAGCATGCTCAGGGGCCGGCACCAGGACCACCCCCTACCCTGGGGGCATTGTGGGCGCCCACCCCTACCCCGGGGGATTTGGGTGCTCGCCGTCTCGCGGGCCGGTGGGTGAGGCGCTCCCTGGCCCAGGTCGTGCAGATGAGCAGCTACTGCGGGATCGGCATCGACGCGGAGCTGAGCCTGGACTTCCACCAGGCGCGGGAGGAGGCGCCCGGCAGGTTCACCAGCAG GCTGCGCAACAAGGGCGAGTACGTGCGGGTCGGGCTGCAGAAGCTCAGCCGGGCGCGGGGCCTGCACCGGGAGCTGCGACTGCAGGTGGAGCAGCAGGAGGTGGAGCTGCCCAGCCTGGAGGGGCTCATCTTCATCAACATCCCCAG CTGGGGCTCGGGGGCCGACCTGTGGGGCCCAGACAGCGACTCGAGGTTCGAGAAGCCGCGCATGGACGACGGGCTGCTGGAGGTGGTGGGCGTGACGGGCGTCGTGCATATG GTCCAGGTCCAGGGTGGGCTCCGCTCCGGTATCCGTATTGCCCAGGGCTCCTACTTCCGCGTCACGCTCTTCAAGGCCACACCTGTACAGGTGGACGGCGAGCCCTGGGTCCAGGCTCCTGGGCACATAATCATCTCAGCTGCGGGGCCGAAG GTCCACATGCTGAAAAGGTCCAAGCAGAAGCCTCGGAAGGCCGTGAGCAGCCCCCAGGAGGCCTGA